Proteins from a genomic interval of Gluconacetobacter diazotrophicus PA1 5:
- the mdtN gene encoding multidrug transporter subunit MdtN, whose product MSGRKPVGLIIAVACVVAAVLLGVHVANEDSAHPSSDSGSIDAEIVHMASTVGGRLVDLPVHVNQAVRKGDLLYRLDPEPYELTVRQAQANLALAQAEVENQRRLVSVKTADAAVAQAQTARARTNRDLAARTVERLSPLAGHAYIPLQQYDQARVALRDAEISLEQAHRQEAAAQTAIGDLNSSLAARDAAAAALDHARYELRQTTVVAPLDGYVTSLRVKPGEILAPAQVLFTLIANDAWYANANIREVDLRPIRPGDCATVHSMIDRHVAIRGHVDSIGWGVLSADSAGIARALPVVPREMDWVHVAQRFPVRVKLDRADPNLLRLGATATVEIRHGAACP is encoded by the coding sequence ATGTCCGGCAGGAAGCCTGTCGGTCTCATCATCGCCGTGGCCTGCGTCGTGGCCGCTGTCCTGCTGGGCGTCCATGTCGCGAACGAGGACAGCGCCCATCCTTCCTCCGACAGCGGGTCGATCGACGCCGAAATCGTGCACATGGCTTCGACCGTCGGCGGCCGACTGGTCGATCTGCCCGTTCACGTCAATCAGGCGGTGCGCAAGGGCGACCTGCTCTATCGTCTCGATCCCGAACCGTACGAGCTGACCGTGCGGCAGGCGCAAGCCAATCTGGCGCTGGCCCAGGCCGAGGTCGAAAACCAGCGACGGCTGGTCTCGGTCAAGACCGCCGACGCCGCCGTGGCACAGGCCCAGACCGCGCGCGCGCGAACCAACCGCGATCTCGCCGCGCGCACGGTCGAACGCCTCTCGCCTCTGGCCGGGCATGCCTATATCCCGTTGCAGCAATATGACCAGGCCCGGGTTGCCCTCCGCGATGCCGAGATATCGCTGGAGCAGGCGCATCGGCAGGAAGCGGCGGCACAGACCGCAATCGGAGACCTGAACAGTTCGCTGGCGGCGCGGGACGCCGCTGCGGCGGCGCTCGATCACGCGCGCTATGAACTCAGGCAGACAACGGTCGTCGCCCCCCTGGACGGCTACGTGACCAGCCTGCGCGTCAAGCCAGGCGAGATTCTGGCGCCGGCGCAGGTGCTGTTCACCCTGATCGCCAACGATGCATGGTATGCCAACGCCAATATCCGGGAGGTCGATCTGCGCCCCATCCGGCCCGGAGACTGCGCGACAGTCCATTCCATGATCGACCGGCACGTGGCCATTCGCGGTCATGTGGACAGCATCGGCTGGGGCGTCCTGTCCGCCGATTCGGCAGGGATCGCACGCGCCCTTCCCGTCGTGCCGCGCGAAATGGATTGGGTGCACGTGGCGCAGCGGTTCCCCGTGCGGGTAAAGCTCGATCGGGCCGACCCGAACCTGCTGCGCCTGGGTGCCACCGCCACCGTCGAGATCCGGCATGGCGCCGCCTGTCCCTGA
- a CDS encoding YtcA family lipoprotein, with translation MTSHSAPLARVAPVLFLGGCAVRGAPSFPLVGAYFPGWMFCAMVGIAAAVGLRVVFIQTGIDAILSFRLFTYVSLGVIAALLAWLIWFGP, from the coding sequence ATGACCTCGCATTCCGCTCCTCTTGCGCGTGTAGCGCCCGTTCTTTTCCTCGGTGGCTGCGCTGTGCGTGGCGCCCCGTCCTTTCCACTGGTCGGGGCCTATTTCCCGGGCTGGATGTTCTGCGCAATGGTGGGTATCGCCGCCGCCGTGGGTTTGCGGGTGGTATTCATACAGACCGGTATCGACGCGATCCTGAGCTTCCGGCTGTTCACCTACGTATCGCTCGGCGTGATCGCGGCGCTCCTGGCCTGGCTGATCTGGTTCGGGCCATAG
- a CDS encoding AI-2E family transporter — translation MPTKAVTESRPDTRPIRREPEQDRPEQDPRAVQLARIHHLLQVAILLAVMVLSIWLIGDVLMVVFAATLIAVILHNLAAMVERRTRLPYWLALSLVVVVLLAAIGGLGWSSGPAIAEQATRLRIALTTQAHSLRGQLNASTMGRTVLDYLPQSLGGNQAGGGDNGMGSRIAGSMTGVLSSAFGAAGTLAVILIAGLYFALSPALYVNGLLRLIPPGHRPAARTLLLVAGRTLWAWTAGQALDMLVVGILSGVGLWFIGVPLALALGVVAGMANFIPYIGAFIGAVPAILLGLSQGTREGLLVMALYAAIQFFEGNVMAPLIQRHAVQMPPGLTILSQTVFGTILGLPGLVLASPLTAALLAMMDRATPPLDEEDRV, via the coding sequence ATGCCCACCAAAGCCGTAACGGAAAGCCGACCCGACACCCGCCCCATCAGGCGCGAACCGGAACAGGACAGGCCGGAACAGGACCCGCGCGCCGTGCAACTGGCCCGCATCCATCACCTGCTCCAGGTCGCGATCCTGCTGGCCGTGATGGTCCTGTCGATCTGGCTGATCGGCGACGTGCTGATGGTGGTGTTCGCCGCGACCCTGATCGCGGTGATCCTGCATAATCTGGCGGCCATGGTCGAACGGCGGACGCGCCTGCCCTACTGGCTGGCGCTGAGCCTCGTGGTGGTCGTGCTGCTGGCCGCCATCGGCGGGCTGGGATGGAGCAGCGGCCCGGCGATTGCCGAACAGGCGACCCGGCTGCGCATCGCATTGACCACCCAGGCCCATTCGCTGCGCGGCCAGTTGAACGCCAGCACGATGGGACGCACGGTATTGGACTACCTGCCGCAATCCCTGGGCGGGAACCAGGCCGGGGGCGGCGATAACGGCATGGGCTCGCGGATTGCCGGATCGATGACGGGTGTCCTGTCCTCGGCCTTCGGCGCGGCGGGCACGCTGGCGGTGATCCTGATCGCGGGCCTGTATTTCGCGCTGTCGCCGGCGCTGTACGTCAACGGACTGCTGCGGCTGATCCCACCGGGGCACCGGCCAGCGGCACGGACGCTGCTGCTGGTCGCGGGCCGCACCCTGTGGGCCTGGACGGCGGGACAGGCGCTGGACATGCTGGTCGTCGGCATCCTGTCGGGGGTGGGGCTGTGGTTCATCGGCGTGCCGCTGGCGCTGGCGCTGGGCGTCGTCGCGGGCATGGCCAATTTCATCCCCTATATCGGCGCCTTCATCGGGGCGGTGCCGGCCATCCTGCTGGGCCTGTCGCAGGGCACGCGCGAAGGGCTGCTGGTCATGGCGCTGTATGCCGCGATCCAGTTTTTCGAAGGCAATGTGATGGCGCCGCTGATCCAACGCCACGCAGTCCAGATGCCGCCGGGCCTGACCATCCTGTCGCAGACCGTGTTCGGCACCATCCTGGGCCTGCCCGGCCTGGTCCTGGCCTCGCCGCTGACCGCGGCCCTGCTGGCCATGATGGACCGCGCCACTCCGCCGCTGGATGAGGAGGACCGCGTCTGA
- a CDS encoding HAD family hydrolase, with amino-acid sequence MIVVPPDTTALIFDCDGTLVDSLPLYLKAWLGAFETVADHRMAPEWFHGRGGLSEHMVLDLIEAELGRTLDRAAIVRAARQGVLATMADLREIGIVADLARRYRGQLPMAVASSGSREIVTAALSHTGLMTLFDTVVTIDDVARPKPAPDLFLEAARRLDAAPRTCLVLEDSNEGLAAAGHAGMRGLDIRPFL; translated from the coding sequence ATGATCGTCGTCCCGCCCGATACGACGGCCCTGATCTTCGATTGTGACGGCACGCTGGTCGATTCCCTGCCGCTTTACCTGAAGGCGTGGCTGGGCGCCTTCGAAACCGTGGCCGACCACAGGATGGCGCCCGAGTGGTTCCATGGCCGGGGCGGCCTGTCCGAGCACATGGTGCTGGACCTGATCGAAGCGGAACTGGGCCGCACGCTGGACCGCGCCGCGATCGTGCGCGCCGCGCGGCAGGGCGTGCTGGCCACCATGGCGGACCTGCGGGAAATCGGCATCGTCGCCGACCTGGCACGGCGCTATCGCGGCCAGTTGCCCATGGCGGTGGCGTCCAGCGGGTCGCGGGAAATCGTCACGGCGGCACTGAGCCATACCGGCCTGATGACGCTGTTCGACACGGTCGTGACCATCGACGACGTGGCCCGCCCCAAGCCCGCCCCCGACCTGTTCCTGGAGGCCGCGCGCCGCCTGGACGCGGCACCGCGCACCTGCCTGGTCCTGGAAGACAGCAACGAGGGACTGGCAGCGGCCGGACACGCCGGCATGCGCGGCCTGGATATCCGCCCCTTTCTATAG
- a CDS encoding DegT/DnrJ/EryC1/StrS family aminotransferase — protein sequence MTASPETLSPIAFLDLPAQQARLGDAIRRRVDAVMAHCRFVMGPEVAELEQALATYAGARECVGVSSGTDAIQIVMMAEGIGPGDAVFLPAFTYTATAEVPLLLHATPVFVDVDPRTFQIDPASLEKRIADVRSAGTLRPRAIVGVDLFGQPAPWPELRAIAAREGLFLMDDCAQSFGGALTGRKLGREATATTLSFFPSKPLGSYGDGGAILTDDPERADLYRSLRTHGEGKTRYEVLRTGMNGRLDTLQAAVLLAKLEGFDAELARREEIAGAYDAGLAHHVTTPARVPDSHSAWAIYAVLVESEAARAALQERLRAKGVPSAIYYPRPLHLQPAYQAHHDGTCLPVAEDLSSRILALPIHPELTDADVARVIAAVRG from the coding sequence ATGACCGCCTCCCCCGAGACGCTTTCCCCCATCGCGTTCCTCGACCTGCCCGCGCAGCAGGCGCGGCTGGGCGACGCCATCCGGCGGCGGGTGGATGCCGTCATGGCGCATTGCCGTTTCGTGATGGGACCCGAGGTGGCGGAACTGGAACAGGCCCTGGCCACCTATGCCGGCGCCAGGGAATGCGTCGGCGTGTCGTCGGGCACCGATGCGATCCAGATCGTCATGATGGCCGAGGGCATCGGACCCGGCGACGCGGTCTTCCTGCCGGCCTTCACCTATACCGCGACGGCCGAGGTGCCGCTGCTGCTGCACGCGACGCCGGTCTTCGTCGATGTCGATCCCCGGACGTTCCAGATCGACCCGGCCAGCCTGGAGAAGCGGATTGCCGATGTCCGCTCCGCCGGAACCCTGCGACCGCGTGCCATCGTGGGCGTGGACCTGTTCGGCCAGCCGGCCCCCTGGCCCGAATTGCGGGCCATCGCGGCGCGCGAGGGGCTGTTCCTGATGGACGATTGCGCGCAATCGTTCGGTGGCGCGCTGACGGGACGCAAGCTGGGGCGCGAGGCCACGGCCACCACGCTGTCCTTCTTCCCGTCCAAGCCGCTGGGCAGCTACGGCGACGGCGGCGCGATCCTGACCGACGACCCCGAGCGCGCGGACCTCTACCGTTCGCTGCGCACCCACGGCGAGGGCAAGACGCGATACGAGGTCCTGCGGACCGGCATGAACGGCCGCCTGGATACGCTCCAGGCCGCGGTGCTGCTGGCGAAGCTGGAAGGATTCGATGCCGAACTGGCCCGGCGGGAGGAGATTGCCGGCGCCTACGATGCCGGCCTGGCCCACCATGTCACCACCCCCGCGCGCGTCCCGGATTCGCACAGCGCGTGGGCGATCTATGCCGTGCTGGTGGAAAGCGAGGCCGCACGCGCGGCGTTGCAGGAGCGGCTGCGCGCGAAGGGCGTGCCTTCGGCGATCTATTATCCCCGTCCCCTGCACCTGCAGCCCGCATATCAGGCCCATCACGACGGCACGTGCTTGCCTGTTGCCGAAGATCTGTCTTCCCGTATTCTCGCGCTGCCCATTCACCCCGAACTGACGGACGCGGACGTCGCGCGGGTCATCGCGGCGGTTCGCGGATAA
- a CDS encoding polysaccharide biosynthesis protein, giving the protein MASQRPDPPLPADRRRPVNRIAVNVLLDGLLAALSAPLARWLADPRGGLLHPLWFVAGGAITLIISGLPFRVQQQYWRFSGVGDLLNIAGASVASAILFALGLHITGFPIPTPTFPIIHALVLLTLMGGIRIIYRLSYRRTARRQASSQVILVGSDNSADLFIRAVERAPDPAFRVAGIVTQGRRQAGRRIHGIPILGHVEGMDDILARLDGHGGRPERLVITDAAFRGEDLAEIMQVAERRGLTVLRAPVLTDLTPADRLELRPVAIEDLLNRPQVGLDHDGMAALLGGRTVLVTGAGGSIGSELARQIAEYEPGRLLLLDHGEFALWQIDVELSERAPRLRRETILADIRDRARIEQVCAQYRPELVFHAAALKHVPMVEANPCEGVLTNVIGTRIVADAAARHGARALVMVSTDKAVNPSSLMGASKRAAEMYCQALDVEARTGDESGVMRCVTVRFGNVLGSTGSVVPLFRRQLERGGPLTVTHPDMQRYFMTVSEAVGLVLQASVRGTIRARAGSGTDTLLRSGGIFVLDMGKPIRIVDLARQMIRLAGLRPDQDVPIRFTGLRPGEKLFEELFHGREAPVATDHPGLKMATPRMVDRGAVGLAIDTLEAACRAEDTPAVLALIGSLVPEFAHNPTGDVRDMLADPTDAERTMTP; this is encoded by the coding sequence ATGGCCTCGCAACGCCCTGATCCCCCTCTGCCGGCCGACAGGCGGCGCCCGGTCAACCGCATCGCCGTCAATGTCCTGCTGGACGGCCTTCTCGCCGCCCTGTCGGCGCCGCTGGCACGCTGGCTGGCCGACCCGCGCGGCGGCCTGCTGCATCCGCTCTGGTTCGTCGCGGGCGGCGCCATCACCCTGATCATCAGCGGCCTGCCGTTTCGTGTGCAGCAGCAATATTGGCGGTTTTCGGGGGTGGGCGACCTGCTGAACATCGCGGGTGCCTCGGTGGCCAGCGCCATCCTGTTCGCGCTGGGCCTGCATATCACCGGCTTTCCGATCCCGACCCCGACCTTTCCCATCATCCATGCCCTGGTGCTGCTGACGCTGATGGGCGGGATACGGATCATCTACCGGCTATCCTATCGCCGCACGGCGCGGCGGCAGGCATCCAGCCAGGTGATCCTGGTCGGCTCGGACAATTCGGCCGACCTGTTCATCCGCGCGGTCGAACGCGCGCCCGATCCCGCCTTTCGCGTGGCCGGCATCGTCACCCAGGGGCGGCGGCAGGCCGGGCGGCGCATCCACGGCATTCCCATCCTGGGCCATGTCGAGGGAATGGACGACATCCTGGCCCGCCTGGACGGGCATGGCGGCCGGCCCGAGCGGCTGGTCATCACCGATGCCGCGTTCCGGGGCGAGGACCTGGCCGAGATCATGCAGGTGGCCGAGCGGCGGGGACTGACCGTCCTGCGGGCGCCGGTCCTGACCGACCTGACGCCCGCCGACCGGCTGGAACTGCGCCCCGTCGCGATCGAGGACCTGCTGAACCGTCCCCAGGTCGGGCTGGACCATGACGGCATGGCGGCCCTGCTGGGCGGCCGCACCGTCCTGGTGACCGGGGCCGGCGGCTCGATCGGGTCGGAACTGGCGCGGCAGATCGCGGAATACGAGCCCGGCCGCCTGCTGCTGCTGGACCATGGCGAATTCGCGCTGTGGCAGATCGACGTGGAACTGTCGGAACGCGCGCCCCGGCTGCGGCGCGAGACGATCCTGGCCGATATCCGCGACCGGGCGCGGATCGAACAGGTCTGCGCGCAGTACCGTCCCGAACTGGTGTTCCACGCGGCGGCACTGAAACACGTGCCGATGGTCGAGGCCAATCCGTGCGAGGGGGTGCTGACGAACGTCATCGGCACCCGGATCGTCGCGGACGCGGCGGCGCGGCATGGCGCCCGCGCCCTGGTCATGGTCTCGACGGACAAGGCGGTGAATCCGTCCAGCCTGATGGGGGCCTCCAAGCGCGCGGCCGAGATGTATTGCCAGGCCCTGGATGTCGAGGCCCGCACCGGCGACGAATCCGGCGTGATGCGGTGCGTCACCGTACGGTTCGGCAACGTCCTGGGTTCGACGGGATCGGTGGTGCCCCTGTTCCGCCGGCAACTGGAACGGGGCGGGCCGCTGACGGTTACCCACCCCGACATGCAGCGCTATTTCATGACGGTGTCCGAGGCCGTGGGGCTGGTGCTGCAGGCCAGCGTGCGCGGCACCATCCGCGCCCGCGCGGGCAGCGGCACGGACACGCTGCTGCGCAGCGGCGGCATCTTCGTCCTGGACATGGGCAAGCCGATCCGGATCGTCGACCTGGCGCGGCAGATGATCCGCCTGGCCGGCCTGCGCCCCGACCAGGACGTGCCGATCCGCTTCACCGGCCTGCGTCCGGGGGAAAAGCTGTTCGAGGAACTGTTCCATGGGCGCGAGGCCCCGGTCGCGACCGACCATCCGGGCCTGAAGATGGCGACCCCCCGCATGGTGGACCGTGGGGCCGTCGGCCTGGCGATCGACACGCTGGAAGCCGCCTGCCGCGCCGAGGATACTCCGGCCGTCCTTGCGCTGATCGGGAGCCTCGTTCCCGAATTCGCCCATAACCCGACCGGCGACGTGCGCGATATGCTCGCGGACCCGACCGACGCCGAAAGGACCATGACCCCATGA
- a CDS encoding glycosyltransferase family 4 protein gives MNHFVFPPSVPFAFLLFAVWSGAALMVAGAIRLGVLDHPGHRSSHTRPTPKGGGIGVVTAFVLAVPAARLLHGLPMLTPAVAGLLAATILLGGVSWLDDVYQWPPSLKLAAQFAASILVVATGPHPTGIAMPIGGAVLSVGVLVFMTNAVNFMDGLNGLASGSILLACLVIGGLASGGADRAGLGDMALILAAALAGFLPFNFPAARIFMGDVGSQSCGLLMGAFGLAGAAGGTGGGLGLAVPLLMAGLLYDVGYTLLRRWRNGARLVESHREHLYQLATQAGMSPVVVTLVQWAFVLWGGVAALLMQQGRTGPAGALVLVLLPQLGWTGIVRGRIRRMPPRDA, from the coding sequence ATGAACCATTTCGTTTTTCCCCCCTCCGTCCCGTTCGCTTTTCTGCTGTTCGCCGTCTGGTCCGGCGCCGCGCTGATGGTGGCCGGTGCGATCCGCCTGGGGGTTCTGGACCATCCGGGCCATCGCAGTTCGCACACCCGCCCCACCCCCAAGGGCGGGGGAATCGGGGTAGTGACCGCGTTCGTGCTGGCGGTGCCGGCGGCGCGGCTGCTGCACGGCCTGCCCATGCTGACGCCGGCGGTCGCGGGGCTGCTGGCCGCGACCATCCTGCTGGGCGGGGTCTCGTGGCTGGATGACGTCTATCAATGGCCGCCCAGCCTGAAGCTGGCGGCGCAGTTCGCCGCGTCGATCCTGGTGGTGGCCACCGGCCCGCATCCGACGGGAATCGCGATGCCGATCGGGGGCGCCGTGCTGTCGGTCGGGGTGCTGGTGTTCATGACCAATGCCGTCAATTTCATGGATGGATTGAACGGCCTGGCATCGGGATCGATCCTGCTGGCCTGCCTGGTCATCGGCGGACTGGCATCCGGCGGCGCGGATCGGGCCGGGCTGGGCGACATGGCGCTGATCCTGGCGGCGGCGCTGGCCGGATTCCTGCCGTTCAATTTCCCGGCAGCCCGAATTTTCATGGGGGATGTCGGCAGTCAGAGCTGCGGCCTGCTGATGGGCGCCTTCGGCCTGGCCGGTGCCGCCGGGGGAACCGGGGGCGGGCTGGGGCTGGCGGTTCCGCTGCTGATGGCGGGTCTGCTCTACGATGTCGGCTATACCCTGCTGCGCCGCTGGCGGAACGGCGCGCGGCTGGTGGAAAGCCACCGCGAACATCTCTATCAGCTTGCCACCCAGGCCGGGATGTCACCGGTCGTGGTGACGCTGGTGCAATGGGCGTTCGTACTGTGGGGCGGTGTCGCGGCCCTGCTGATGCAGCAGGGGCGAACCGGCCCCGCCGGCGCCCTGGTCCTGGTCCTGTTGCCGCAACTGGGCTGGACCGGGATCGTCCGGGGCCGGATACGGCGCATGCCGCCGCGCGACGCCTGA
- a CDS encoding MarR family transcriptional regulator: MAQNSSTSDQLISTLRDTVVAMVRRDGPDLSARQLGVFLTCYLQEGAHTVRGLASTLNVSKPAITRALDRLGELDLARRKVDPMDRRSVLVQRTLKGAAYLRELRSIMNEAAGVPATARTGKVVRGEERAPRRAAG; encoded by the coding sequence ATGGCCCAGAATTCGTCCACATCTGATCAATTGATCAGCACCCTGCGCGACACGGTGGTCGCGATGGTCCGCCGTGACGGGCCCGACCTGTCGGCTCGCCAGCTTGGCGTGTTCCTGACCTGCTACCTGCAGGAAGGGGCCCACACGGTGCGCGGCCTGGCCTCGACCCTGAACGTGTCGAAGCCCGCCATCACCCGTGCGCTCGACCGGCTGGGTGAACTGGATCTGGCCCGCCGCAAGGTGGACCCGATGGATCGCCGCTCGGTGCTGGTGCAGCGCACGCTCAAGGGCGCGGCCTACCTGCGCGAACTGCGCTCGATCATGAACGAAGCCGCCGGCGTCCCCGCGACCGCCCGTACCGGCAAGGTCGTCCGGGGCGAGGAACGCGCCCCGCGCCGCGCCGCCGGCTAA
- a CDS encoding leucyl aminopeptidase family protein, whose translation MSIEEFPCLLPPTRGRRAGVRTIHALPQAELGTLGERIGATGAAFARDTGFQARPGELALIPGANGVAAAVLGVRTGADGGAADPFQFGGLAGSLPPGAWKIALPDGVAPATAVLGFCLGAYRMPAFGRAEASPPGKDIARLIVPAGGGAGAEVAHAIRLGRDLINTPPNLMGPAELARAARHMLNPLGARVETVKGRDLARAYPTIAHVGAGSARAPKVVIARWQGSAAGPDAPLLSLVGKGVCFDTGGYDLKQPSGMLRMKKDMGGAAVMLSLAHLILTRDLPIRLELRLGCVENSVSGEAMRPSDVVVTRSGLTVEIGNTDAEGRLVLCDLLTDACAAAPDLLIDAATLTGAARVALGPDLPALFSPDDAVAQAILEAGTAQCDPLWRLPLWDGYADWLRSPVADLNNVSAKPMAGSVTAALFLRNFVKTDVRWAHIDLYGWNDHYKPGRPEGGETPILRAVYASLLRILNVADRVSH comes from the coding sequence ATGTCTATCGAGGAATTTCCCTGCCTGTTGCCCCCGACGCGGGGCCGCCGCGCCGGCGTGCGGACGATTCACGCCCTGCCGCAGGCCGAACTGGGCACCCTGGGCGAGCGAATCGGGGCAACGGGCGCCGCCTTCGCGCGGGATACCGGCTTTCAGGCCCGTCCCGGAGAACTGGCGCTGATTCCCGGTGCCAACGGCGTGGCGGCGGCGGTGCTGGGTGTGCGCACGGGGGCGGACGGCGGGGCGGCCGATCCGTTCCAGTTCGGCGGTCTGGCCGGGTCGCTGCCGCCCGGGGCGTGGAAGATCGCGCTGCCCGATGGTGTGGCGCCCGCGACGGCGGTCCTGGGCTTCTGCCTGGGGGCCTATCGCATGCCGGCCTTCGGACGGGCTGAGGCGTCGCCGCCGGGCAAGGACATCGCCCGCCTGATCGTGCCGGCGGGCGGCGGGGCAGGGGCCGAAGTGGCCCATGCGATCCGGCTGGGCAGGGACCTGATCAACACGCCGCCCAACCTGATGGGCCCGGCCGAACTGGCCCGCGCCGCCCGCCATATGCTGAATCCGCTGGGCGCGCGGGTCGAAACGGTCAAGGGGCGTGACCTGGCCCGCGCCTATCCCACCATCGCGCATGTCGGCGCCGGATCGGCCCGGGCACCGAAGGTCGTCATCGCGCGTTGGCAGGGCAGCGCCGCCGGTCCCGATGCCCCCCTGCTGTCGCTGGTGGGCAAGGGCGTGTGCTTCGATACCGGCGGGTACGACCTGAAGCAGCCATCGGGGATGCTGCGCATGAAGAAGGACATGGGCGGTGCGGCGGTGATGCTGTCGCTGGCGCACCTGATCCTGACCCGCGACCTGCCGATCCGCCTGGAACTGCGGCTGGGCTGCGTGGAAAACAGCGTGTCGGGCGAGGCGATGCGGCCCTCGGACGTGGTCGTGACCCGCTCGGGCCTGACGGTGGAAATCGGTAACACCGATGCCGAAGGGCGCCTGGTCCTGTGCGACCTGCTGACCGATGCCTGTGCCGCCGCCCCGGACCTGCTGATCGACGCGGCCACCCTGACCGGCGCCGCGCGGGTGGCGCTGGGTCCGGACCTGCCGGCCCTGTTCAGCCCCGACGACGCCGTCGCCCAGGCGATCCTGGAAGCCGGCACGGCCCAGTGCGATCCGCTGTGGCGGCTGCCGCTATGGGACGGATACGCCGACTGGCTGCGGAGTCCGGTGGCCGACCTGAACAACGTATCGGCCAAGCCGATGGCCGGATCCGTCACGGCGGCGCTTTTTTTGCGAAATTTTGTCAAAACAGACGTGCGCTGGGCACATATCGACCTCTACGGCTGGAACGATCATTACAAGCCCGGACGGCCCGAAGGAGGGGAAACGCCTATTTTGCGGGCAGTTTATGCCTCATTGTTGCGAATCCTTAATGTCGCGGACAGGGTGTCACACTAA